Within the Bacillus sp. FSL K6-3431 genome, the region ATAACATTATTTAATGAAAACTGGAATGGTGATGCAGTGCGTCTGTTGGGGATTACAGGACAGGATCTGATTGAGGAGGACAGCGCCTACGAACAGTTGGATTTATTTTCCTATGAAAAAGAAGCTCGAAAAGAGCCTCTTTACAAGGCGATTGCGAGCATTAAAAGTAAATATGGTGATTCCAGTGTTCAAAGAGGGATAGATGTTAACCCAGTTCAAAAAAAGAAAAAAATGTAACCATCATTTTTTTAGAAAGTTAGCGATTCGTGAAATTAGGTTTTTCCGTGGTTGTTTTTTTTTAATTATTTCTTCGGTTTTTTTCTTTGTAATATAAATTTCATCTTTATTAATTGCGTTATTATAAGTTAAGACAAGTCCAATACTTGTCTTACTCTCTTGATTTGCTACAATAGAAAAAGGAATATCTTTTTTACGTGCGCAGTAAATGTAATCTGATAAAAAAGAGTAATCAAGGTCACCATTCAATAGTAGCGTGGCATTTGGATTTTCGTCCATTAATGCTTCGACTTCCGGATATACACCTTGCTCCATCACTTGGCTTTTCGTTAAGGCAATAACAATTCTTTCCCTAATAGTACC harbors:
- a CDS encoding YueI family protein, whose amino-acid sequence is MQNSNVDDYLQNGIYGTKQTKPDERRKFLGTIRERIVIALTKSQVMEQGVYPEVEALMDENPNATLLLNGDLDYSFLSDYIYCARKKDIPFSIVANQESKTSIGLVLTYNNAINKDEIYITKKKTEEIIKKKQPRKNLISRIANFLKK